Genomic window (Microbacterium oxydans):
CGCCGCCCTGTCTTTCACGGTGTCGAGGCCGTGCACCGACACCGTGCCGACGTCGGGCGCCACCAGACCGTTCAGCAGCCGCGCGAAGGTCGACTTCCCCGACCCGTTCGCGCCGATCACGGCGATCGTCGGCGCGGTGAGCTCGACGCCCACCCCGCGCAGCACCGTGCGACCGTCGAAGCGCACCGTGACGCCGTCGAGGGTGATCGGCGCCAGCGCGAGCTCTGTGTGCCCCGTCATCGCGCCCTCCCGGATCCGTGCTCCTGAACAGTGTTCACCTGAACGTCGTTCACTATAATGGGAGGATGAGCCCAGAGCCCAATCCGGCACGGCACGACCGTGACAGCGTCGCTCGGAGCGCCCTCGCCCTGCTCGACGAGGTCGGGCTCGCCGATCTGTCCATGCGTCGCATCGCCGCGGGGCTCGACGTGCAGCCCAGCGCCCTGTACTGGCACTTCGCCAGCAAGCAGGAGCTGCTGGCCGATCTCGCCGACCGGATCACGGCCTCGATTCCCCAGGGCAGCGCCGACGTCCTCACCACCGCGCGAAGCATCCGTGACGCGCTCTTCGCCTACCGGGACGGCGCCGAGCTGGTGCTCAGCACGTACGCCCTCCAGCTCGGCTCCTCGCAGGCGCAGTCGGCACTCACCGCAGCACTGCGCGCACAGGGCGCGACCGACGCCGAGGACCGCGGGGCGGCGATCCTGCACTTCGTCCTCGGCCATGCCACCCTCGTGCAGCAGCGCATGCATGCCGACAGCCACGGCGCCCTCCCCCGTGCGGATGAGGTCGACGTCACGGCCGGCCTCGACCGCGTCTTCGACCTCGGGGTCACCGCGCTCGCGGGAGCGCTCAGGGAGCCGGCGACTCCGCCGCGTGCCCGAGCCTGAGTCCGGGGACCGCGGCCAACAGCAGCAGGCCGACGCAGAACGCGAAGACCGCCCCGAACGCGCTCGCCTGTCCGCCGAGTGTGGCCACGGCGAGTCCGGCCAGGGCGATGGCGACGGCCGACCCGGTGGCGTCCGAGATCGACAGTGCCGAGGAGTTGAACCCCTGGTTCGTCTCGTCCGAGTACGCCAGCGTCAGGACGGTCAGGCGCGGGTAGAGCAGCCCCATCCCTCCGCCGGCGAACGCCCATCCGAGCACCACGACGGCCGGCGACACATCGAACACCGCGGCCGTCAGAACGCAGAGCATCGCCACGAGGAGCGAGCCGAGGCTGATCACCGTGATGCGGTGATTACCCAGTCGTTCGCCGAAACGTCCCTGCAGCGCCGAGGCCCCCGCCCATGCCAGCGCGGCCAGCATGAGGGCGACTCCGGCCCAGGTGGCGCTGAAGTCGAACTTCTTCATGAGCAGGTACGGGATGTAGGCCTCGGCCGCGAAGAACGCGCCCGCCGCGATGCCGCGCATCAGCACCACGCTCGGCAGACCGTGGCCCGCCCGCAGGGTGCGTCGCGGCAACAACGGGAGCACGGCGACGCCGATCGCCAGCACGGCTCCGAGTGCCACGGGCCATCCGATCGGGGGCGCCAGCTTCGCCGAGAAGCCGATCACGACGGCGAGCACCGCCACCACCACGGCCAGTGCCAGCCGGACGACGAGCGCGCGCCGGTCCTGCGGCTCACCTCCTCCGAGGTCGACCCCGCGCAGCCGGACCGCGATCATCACGAAGGCCGCCGCGGTGAGCACGGCGACGCCGAGGAACGCCCATCGCCAGTCCAGGTACTCGGCCACGGCGCCGGCGAGGAACGGGCCGACCATCGACGGCACGACCCAGGCCGCGGCGAAGGCGGCGAAGATCCGCCCGTGCAGGTGCGGCGGGTACAGCCTCGCCACGACCACGTAGAGCGCGACGGTCTGTCCTCCCGCGCCCAGCCCCTGGACGAGTCGACCGATGAGGAACTGGTCCATCGTCACGGCGAAGCCCGAGATCAGCAGGCCGAGGATGAAGAGCGTCACGGCGACGTACAGGGCGCCGCGCGGTCCGCGGGCATCCGACCACGCACCCATCGCGACCATGCCGATCACGCTCGTCGCCAGGGTGCCGGCGAACGCCACGGCGTAGAGGGCCTCCCCGTGCAGCGCCTCGCTGACGATCGGCATCACCGTCGTGACCGCGAGCGCCTCGATCGCCGCGAGGAAGATCAGCGCGACGGCACCGAGGGTGACCCAGATCCGTTGGCGGTCCCAGATGGTCGCGGCGTCGGCCGGGACGGTCATCGCCCCACGAGCGCCGCGATGCGCTCGACGGCCTCGGTGAGGATCTCGGGGCTGGTACCGAAGTTCAGCCGCACGTGCCCCACGCCCTCCGCACCGAAGGCGGGCCCGAAGTGCAATGCGACCTTGGCGTCCTTCAGGATGCGCCGGGCCGGGTTGTCGCCCCACTCCAACGCGGAGAGGTCGATCCAGGCGAGGTATCCGGCGTCGGGGATGCGGTAGCGGGCGCCGGGGAGGTGCGCCGCGAGGAGGTCTTCCAGGAGCACCCGGTTCTCGTCGAGGGTGCGCAGCAGTCCGTCGAGCCAGGGATCGCTCTCCTCCGAGAACGCGGCGACGGCGGCGAGGAGTCCGAACTGTCCGGTGCGCCACTCGACCTCGACGGGCAGTCCGCGGACCACGGCGCTCGTCTCGTCGTCGGCCGTGACCATCAGGGCGCACTTGAGGCCGGCGAGGTTGAACGCCTTGCTCGCGCTGACGACCGCATAGCCCACGCGCGCGGCGGCATCGCTCACCGCGAGGAAGGGGGTGAACCCGGTGCCCGGCTGCGCGAGCGGCGCGTGGATCTCGTCCGAGACCACGGCGGCGCCGTACTGCTCGGCCAGCTCCGCCAGGGCGGCGAGACTGTCGCGCCCGTGCACGGTGCCGGTCGGGTTGTGCGGGTTGCAGAGGAGGATCGCCGTCGCTCCGTCTTCGAACGCGCCACGGATGCCGTCGAGATCGAGCTCCCAGTGCGTGCCCGTGTCGAGCAGAGGGACGCGCTCGACCTCGGCACCGGCCTCGGCCACCAGGTCGTAGAACGGCGGATACACCGGAGGGGTGACGACGACCCGTTCTCCCGGCTGCGTGACACGGCGCAGGATCTCGACGATCCCCATGCTCACGTCGGCGGTGCTGCGCATGCGCGCGGGATCCGGCTCCCACCCGTAGCGGCGGGTCGCGAATGCGGCGAACGACTCGGCGAGCGGGGTCCGCGAAGCGACGTACCCCGTGTCGCCGATCTCGACCGCGCGCTGCAGCGCCGTGGAGATCGCCGGCGCCAGCGGGAAGTCGGTCTCCGCGACGAACAGCGGCAGGACTTCGGCGGGATACTCCCGCCACTTCTCGCTGCTGCGCTCGCGGAGCTCCGCCAGCGGCAGGGCCTTCACCTGAAGCATTCGTTCTCCCGAGGTTCCGACACGCGCCGTCGACGTGTCATCCGATGAAGCGCGCGCGATCGGGCCGCCTCACGGCGGTGCTCCCCGTGGGGGTCAGATCGCGAAGCCGAGGGCGCGCATCATGTCGCGCCCGTCGTCGGTGATCCGCTCCGGGCCCCACGGCGGCATCCACACCCAGTTGATCCGGAAGCGGTCGACCACGCTGTCCAGAGCCTGAGCGGTCTGGTCCTCGAGGACGTCGGTGAGCGGGCAGCCCGCGCTGGTCAGCGTCATGTGGATGACGAGAGCATCGTTCTCGTCATCCCAGGCGAGGTCGTAGATGAGGCCGAGGTCGACGACGTTGATCCCGAGCTCGGGGTCCATGACGTCCTTGAGAGCCTCGGTGACCGCGTCGTACTTCTCGTCCGTGAGGGTCGCTGTCATGCGATCAGCCTACGCCTCGATGGGAGCGGCGGGGTCGAGGAAACGGTCGTATCCCTCGTTCTCCAGCCGGTCTGCGAGCTCGGGGCCGCCCTCTTCCACGATCTTGCCCGCGACGACCACGTGCACGAAGTCGGGACGGATGTAGCGGAGGATGCGGGTGTAGTGCGTGATCAGCAGCACGCCGAGTCCGGTGGACTCCTTCGCGCGGTTGACACCCTCGGAGACGATCTTCAGCGCGTCGACATCGAGGCCGGAGTCGGTCTCGTCGAGGATCGCGAACTTCGGCTTGAGCACCTCGAGCTGCAGGATCTCGTGGCGCTTCTTCTCGCCGCCGGAGAAGCCCTCGTTGACGTTGCGCTGCGCGAACTTCGGGTCCATGCGCAGGTTCGACATGGCCTGCTTGACGTCCTTGGTCCAGCCGCGGATCGCCGGCGCCTCGCCGTCGAGCGCGGTCTTCGCCGTGCGCAGGAAGTTCGTCACCGTCACACCGGGGATCTCCACCGGGTACTGCATGGCGAGGAACAGCCCGGCGCGGGCGCGCTCGTCGACGGTCATCTCAAGGACGTCCTGGCCGTCGAACGTGATCGAGCCGGAGGTCACCGTGTACTTGGGGTGGCCGGCGATCGTGTACGCCAGCGTCGACTTGCCGGAGCCGTTGGGGCCCATGATGGCGTGGGTCTCACCGGTGTTCATGGTGAGGTTGATTCCGTTGAGGATCGGGGTGGTCCCCGCCTCGGTCTCGACCGTCACATGCAGGTCGCGGATCTCGAGAACAGACATTCTTCAGACTTCCTTCGTCACAGCTGGATCGATGAGCACGTCGTCGCCGTCGATCTGGACGACGTAGACCGGGACGGGCTCATATGCGGGGAGATTCTGGGGCTTTCCGGTGAGCAGCGAGAAGGCGGAGCCGTGTGCCCAGCACTCCACCGTGTCGCCTTCCACGAAGCCCTCGGACAGCGAGATGTCGCCGTGGGTGCAGGTGTCGCCGATGGCGTGGATGACTCCGTCGCCGTCTTTGATCACCGTGATGGGCACGCCGCTCGGGTCGACACGCAGAGGCATGTCCTGCTCGAGGTCGGCGACGCCGCAGACGCGCTCCGCGGTCATGCACTCACCTCGGCGAGCTCCGTCTCGATGGCCGCCAGCAGCTCGGTCTCGAGGGCGGGGATGCCGAGGCGCTGCACGATGTCGGTGAGGAAACCGAGCACGACCAGGCGTCGTGCCTCTTCCTCGGTGATGCCGCGCGCCTGCAGGTAGAACAGCTGCTCGTCGTCGAAACGACCGGTGGCGCTCGCGTGCCCGGCGCCGAGGATGTCGCCCGTCTCGATCTCGAGGTTCGGGATCGAGTCGGCGCGCGCGCCCTCGGTGAGGACCAGGTTGCGGTTCGCCTCGTACGAGTCGGTGCCCGTCGCGTCGGCGCCGATCAGCACGTCGCCGATCCACACGCTGTGCGCGCCCTGACCCTGCAGCGCGCCCTTGTAGAGGACGTCGCCCTTGGTGTGCGGGCCCTTGTGGTGCAGGTAGACCTGGCTCTCGAGGTGCTGCCCGGCGTCCGCGTAGGACAGGCCGTACAGGTATCCCTCGGAACCGGCGCCGGCGAGCTCGACGTTCGGGTTGACCCGCACGACGCCGCCGCCGAAGCTCACGACGAAGTGCTTGAGGGTCGCGTCCGCGCCCACTCGGGCCTGGTGCGCCGAGGCGTGGACCGCGTCATCCGCCCACTGCTGAAGGCTGATGACGGTGAGCTTCGCGCCGTCCCGGACGATGATCTCGACGTTCTGCGCGTACTGGGCGGAACCGGTGTGCTGGAGGACGACCGTGGCGGAGCTGTGCTCCAGCGCCTCGATGACGATGTGCGCATCGGCACGGCGCTCGGCACCCTGACCGGTGATCGCGATGAAGACCGGCTCCGCGACCTCCTCCTCGCGCGGGATCCGCACGTGGAGGGCCTCGGCGCTGCCCTGCCAGGCGACGGCCGCCGTGACGTCCTCCGCGAGGAAGACCTCACCGCGCGGCGCGGTGCCGACCGCGAGCGGGGCGGCGATGTACTGCTCGCCGGCCGTGTAGGTGTAGCTGACGCCGTCGTTCGGCTCCGCCACTGCGAACAGCGGGGTGAGCTGGGCGACCGGCGTGTGCTTCCAGTTGACCTCGCGCCCGGTGGGGGCGCCGAAGTCGTCGGGCTCGAAGGAGTGCGGGCGCTCGGAGCGGGTCTGCACCGGGACGAATCCCGCAGCGGCCACCTGTGCCGCCGGGTCGATGTGCGCGCCTTCGGGCGCGTCGGTGTGCTGCGCCTCGGCAGGCGCTGTCGTCGCGGCAGTCACTAGCCGACCGATCCTTCCATGCCCATCTCGATGAGCTTGTTCAGTTCCATCGCGTATTCCATGGGCAGCTCGCGCGCGATCGGCTCGATGAAGCCGCGCACGATCATCGCCATCGCCTCGTCCTCGGGCATGCCGCGGGACTGCAGGTAGAACAGCTGCTCTTCGCTGACCTTGGAGACCGTGGCCTCGTGTCCGAGCTGCACGTCGTCGACACGGATGTCGATCGCCGGGTAGGTGTCGGAGCGGGACTTGGTGTCCACCAGCAGGGCGTCGCAGCGCACGGTGTTCGCGGAGTGGTGTGCCGCGGCATCCACCCGCACCTCACCGCGGTAGCCCGCACGACCGCCGCCGCGGGCGATCGACTTCGAGACGATCGACGACTGCGTGTACGGAGCCATGTGGATCATCTTCGCGCCGGCGTCCTGGTGCTGGCCGGGGCCGGCGAAGGCGACGGACAGGGTCTCGCCCTTGGCGTGCTCGCCCATCAGGTAGATCGACGGGTACTTCATCGTCACCTTGGAGCCGATGTTGCCGTCGACCCACTCCATCGTCGCGCCCTCGTACGCCACGGCGCGCTTGGTGACCAGGTTGTAGACGTTGTTCGACCAGTTCTGGATCGTCGTGTAGCGAACGCGGGCGTTCTTCTTCACGATGATCTCGACGACGGCCGAGTGCAGCGAGTCCGACTTGTAGATCGGGGCGGTGCAGCCCTCGATGTAGTGGACGTAGCTGTCCTCGTCGGCGATGATCAGCGTCCGCTCGAACTGACCCATGTTCTCGGTGTTGATGCGGAAGTACGCCTGCAGCGGGATCTCCACGTGCACGCCCTTGGGGACGTAGACGAAGGAGCCGCCCGACCACACGGCCGTGTTCAGCGCGGCGAACTTGTTGTCGCCGGCGGGGATGACCGTGCCGAAGTACTCCTCGAAGAACTCGGGGTGCTCGCGCAGCGCGGTGTCGGTGTCCATGAAGATGACGCCCTGCGCCTCCAGGTCCTCGCGGATCTGGTGGTAGACGACCTCGGACTCGTACTGGGCCGCGACGCCGGCCACGAGGCGCTGGCGCTCGGCCTCGGGGATGCCGAGGCGCTCGTAGGTCTCACGGATCTCGGCGGGAAGGTCTTCCCACGACTGCGCCTGCTTCTCGGTGGAGCGGACGAAGTACTTGATGTTGTCGAAGTCGATCTCGCTGAGGTCTGCGCCCCAGGTCGGCATCGGCTTGCGCCCGAAGAGCTGATAGCCCTTGAGACGGGTCTTGAGCATCCATTCGGGCTCGTTCTTGAGAGCCGAGATGCCGCGGACGACCTCTTCGGAGATACCGCGTTTCGCGATGGCACCCGCAGCATCCTCATCGTGCCAGCCGAACTCGTACACCCCCAGACCATCAAGCTCCGGGCGGTCGATCAGTACATCCGACATCCAACACTCTCCTCACAGGTCCCAAACGGTGTCATCCGCCCCGACACACCTGATCCCCGTCGAGTCTGCGGGAGCGGGTGCCGTTGGTGGGCCCTCATCACCGGCGCTTCCATCGCGCCTAAACTGTTGACGATGCTTCAGCGCGGTAAGCGCTCATCGCAACAATCCGATTCTACAGGTTCCGCCTGACAGACGGGCCATGCCCGCCACGTCGTGCGCGGTCCGGAGGACTTATGCCCGAGACGACGATCCCCGCCTCCCCGACGACGCGAACGGCTCCGGGCCGCTCTGCTCTGTGGGGCCGTGCGTTGACGGTCTTCGCCTGGCTGTCCTTCCTCAGCGAGACCATCATCATCGGCACCGGCGGCGCCGTGCGCCTGACCGGCTCGGGACTCGGCTGCTCGGACTGGCCGCTGTGCACTCCCGAGTCCCTGGTCCCGATCTTCGAGGTGCAGGGCGTCCACGGCCTCATCGAGTTCGGCAACCGCCTGATGACCGGCGTGGTCGGGATCATCGCGCTGGTCGTCGTGCTCCTGGTCCTGCACACCATCAGCGGCAAGCGGGCCCTCGTCGACGCGCTCTGGTACGCCGCGGGTGGGATCGTCGCGGCCGGGATCGCCTATGCGATCGCGATGCCTTTCCACATCCCGGCCTTCCCGATCGCCTCCGGCGTCCTCCTCCTCGCGGTGATCGCCGCCGCCGTCCACTCCGTGCGAACGACACCCGCTCGCCGAGATCTCGTCCTGCTCGCCTGGCTCACGCTCATCGGCGTCGTGGCGCAGGCCCTCGTCGGCGGCATCACGGTCCTCACCGGACTCAACCCGTTCATCGTGGGCTTCCACTACACGTCGTCGCTGCTGCTGGTATGCGTCACCGCCGCCTTCCTGGTGCGTCTGAAGACCGCTCCGGGACCGCGCGAACGCGCGGTGCCCGCGTGGTTCGCCATCGTCACCCACGTGACCGGGCTCGCCCTGGCGGTGACCATCGTGTTCGGCGTGCTCACGACCGGTTCCGGCCCGCACTCGGGCGATGCGGACGTGCTGCGACACGGCTTCGATGCGACGGTGCTCGCGCACGTGCACTCGTGGCCCGGCTACATCCTGGCCGCCCTGGTGCTGTTCCTGACCATCGCGGCCTGGGCGCTCCGCCTGGAACCGCGGCGCTGGCTGCTCGTGCTGGTTCTCGCGATCCTGGTGCAGGTCGGCGTGGGCGTCTGGCAGGCCCGGGAGGGTCTCCCCCCGCTGCTCGTCGGCATCCACATGGTCCTGGCCTCGCTCTCCGCCGCGACCTACACCGTGGTCGTGCTGCATCTGAAGCGCCCGGTCGCCGCCGCGGACTGACGCCGCACAGGCGATCCACAGGCGGCGCATCGCCGACTCATCAGGATGTCCGCGATGATGGCCGCATGAACAAGTCACTCTCACGAAGCATCGGCTTCTGGCTCCTGCTCGTCGTCTCCCTCGCCGCGACCGCGGTCGGCGGATGGCTCATCTCCGGCCAGATCGCGACGATGACGACCACGCTGCTCGACGGCACCGCCACCGGCATCGAGGTGTACGTCGGACAGTCGCTCGTCGTCGTGGGCGCCGGAGTGCTGGCCGCCGGCATCGTCGGCATCCTGCTGACGCTCGGACTTGTCGCCGCGCGCTCGCTCGTCCCCACCCCCGCTCCGGCCGTCGTCGAGGCGATCGACTGGACTGCCGAGGCCGACGAGAAGCCGGCGCCGGTCGTGACCGCGCCCGCACCCGTCGAGACCGTCGCCGAGAGCACGCCGGCCGCCGAGGATGCCGTCGTCGAGACCGCGCCCGACGCGGACGACAAGGAAGAGGACGCTCCCTCGATCACCCGCTGATCACACGAGCCGAAGACGACGGAGCGGTGCCGAGAAATCGGCGCTGCTCCGTCGTCTCTCCGAGGAAGGTGTCAGAAGGGCAGAAGCGGATCGACCGCGACCGCGACGAAGATCAGCGTCAGGTAGGTGATCGAGGCGTGGAACACGCGCATCGGACGCGGCTCGGTCCCGCGGACGGCCCGGTTGTACAGGCGGTGCGACTCGTAGATGAACCAGCCGCCGAACACCGCGGCGGACACCGTGTAGACGAGGCCCATGTCCGCGATCGGGACGAGCAGGAGCGAGCAGGCCACGGTCGCCCACGCGTAGAGGATGACCTGGAGGCCGACCTGGGAGGCGTTGCGCGTGACGCCGAGCATCGGCACGTCCACGTCCTCGTAGTCGTCCTTGTACTTCATCGACAGCGGCCAGTAGTGCGGCGGCGTCCAGAGGAAGACCAGGAGGAAGAGGATGAAGGCCGGCCAGTCGAGCGAGCCGGTCACGGCGGACCAGCCGATCAGCACCGGGAAGCACCCGGCGATGCCGCCCCAGATGATGTTCTGCTCGGTGCGGCGCTTGAGGATCATCGTGTAGATCACGACGTAGAAGAAGATGGCCGTCGCCGACAGCAGGGCGGTGAGCCAGTTCGTCGTGAGCAGGAGCCAGACGGTCGAGGCGACGGCGAGCGTCCACGAGAAGATCAGCGCGCCGCGGGGGCTGACCTCGCCCGTGACCAGAGGCCGATTCTCGGTGCGGTGCATGTGCGCATCGATGTCGCGATCGAGGTACATGTTGAACGAGGCGGCGGAACCGGCGCTCAGCGATCCGCCGATGACGGTCGCCAGCACGAGCCAGAGGTTCGGCAGCCCACCCTGCGCCAGGAACATCACGGGAACCGTGGACACGAGCAGCAGTTCGAGCACGCGCGGCTTGGTGAGCGTGACGTAGGCCTTCACCGTGCGACCGACGGACGACTTCCTCACGGTCTGATCAGACATCGTCGAGATCTCGATCGCCTCCTCCGCACGTGTGACCGGACAACCTCTCCAGTGTATGACACCGGATGACGTCATCCGGCTCGCGGGCCCGCGTAGCGCATCGCACGTCACCGCTATGCTGAAAACACTCGCGCGCCCGGCGATGTGCACACCTCTCCGTGATGATGCGGATGCGCCAGGGAATACGGGCGCCCTCGAAACTGTCGGAAAGGGCATGAACGTGTCGGAATTGCAGTGGGATGAGATCGATCGGCGCGCGGTGGACACCGCACGAATCCTGGCGGCTGACGCCGTGGAGAAGGTCGGCAACGGTCACCCCGGCACGGCCATGAGCCTGGCCCCGGCGGCCTACCTCCTCTACCAGCGGGTTCTGCGTCACGACCCGACCGACACCGACTGGCTCGGTCGTGACCGCTTCATCCTCTCCGCGGGACACTCGTCGCTCACCCAGTACGTCGAGCTCTACCTCGGCGGCTTCGGTCTGGAGCTGGACGACCTGAAGGCCCTGCGCACGTGGGGTTCGCTGACCCCGGGTCACCCGGAGTACGGCCACACCAAGGGTGTCGAGATCACCACCGGCCCGCTCGGCCAGGGCCTCGCCTCCGCCGTGGGCTTCGCCTACGCCGCCCGCTACGAGCGCGGTCTCTTCGATCCCCAGGCCGAGGCGGGTACGAGCCCCTTCGACCACTTCGTCTACGTGATCGCCGGCGACGGCGACCTGCAGGAGGGCGTCACCAGCGAGGCCTCCTCGCTCGCGGGTCACCAGCAGCTCGGCAACCTCATCGCGATCTACGACTCCAACCAGATCTCCATCGAGGACGACACCAACGTCGCCTTCACCGAGGACGTCGCCGCGCGCTACGAGGCGTACGGCTGGCAGGTCCAGGTCGTCGACTGGAAGAAGACCGGCGAGTACGTCGAAGACGTCGCCGAGCTGCACGCCGCCATCGAGGCCGCGAAGGGCGAGACCTCGAAGCCGTCGCTCATCATCCTCAAGACGATCATCGGCTGGCCGTCGCCCGGCAAGCAGAACTCGGGCAAGATCCACGGCTCCGCTCTCGGCGCCGACGAGCTCGCCGCGACCAAGAAGGTCCTCGGCTTCGACCCCGAGCAGAACTTCGTGGTCGCCGACGACGTCATCGCCCACACGCGTGGTCTCGCCGCCCGTGCCGCCGAGGCCCGTGCCGCCTGGCAGGAGTCGTTCGACGCCTGGGCCGCCGCGAACCCGGAGAAGAAGGCCCTCCTCGACCGCCTCGAGGCGCAGGAGCTCCCCTCCGACATCACGAGCGCCCTGCCGGTGTTCGAATCCGGCAAGGAGGTGTCGACCCGCGCCGCGTCCGGCCAGGTCATCAACGCCCTCGCCGCCGAGCTCCCCGAGCTGTGGGGCGGATCGGCCGACCTCGCCGAGTCGAACCTCACCACCATCAAGGACGCGCCGTCGTTCATCCCCGCCGAGTGGTCGACCCACGAGTGGTCGGGCAACCCCTACGGCCGCGTGCTGCACTTCGGCATCCGCGAGCACGCCATGGGTGCGATCATCAACGGCATCGTGCTGCACGGCCCGACCCGCGCGTTCGGCGGCACGTTCCTCATCTTCAGCGACTACATGCGCCCGCCCGTGCGTCTCGCAGCGCTCATGAACGTGCCCAGCATCTTCGTCTGGACCCACGACTCCGTCGCCCTCGGCGAGGACGGTCCGACGCACCAGCCCGTCGAGCAGCTGGCGACGCTCCGCGCGATCCCGAACTTCACCGTCGTGCGCCCCGCGGACGCGAACGAGACGGCCGCGACCTGGCTCGAGATCCTCCGTCGCCACGAGGGACCGGCCGGTATCGCTCTGACCCGTCAGAACATCCCGGTGTTCGCCCGCGGTGAAGGCGCGGCCTCGGGTGACGTGTTCGCCTCCGCCGACAACGCCTCGAAGGGCGCGTACGTGCTCGCCGAGGCACCGAACGGCACCCCGGACGTCATCATCGTGGCCACCGGCTCCGAGGTGCAGCTCGCGGTCAACGCCCGCGAGGCACTCGCCGCGGAGGGCGTGAA
Coding sequences:
- the tkt gene encoding transketolase yields the protein MSELQWDEIDRRAVDTARILAADAVEKVGNGHPGTAMSLAPAAYLLYQRVLRHDPTDTDWLGRDRFILSAGHSSLTQYVELYLGGFGLELDDLKALRTWGSLTPGHPEYGHTKGVEITTGPLGQGLASAVGFAYAARYERGLFDPQAEAGTSPFDHFVYVIAGDGDLQEGVTSEASSLAGHQQLGNLIAIYDSNQISIEDDTNVAFTEDVAARYEAYGWQVQVVDWKKTGEYVEDVAELHAAIEAAKGETSKPSLIILKTIIGWPSPGKQNSGKIHGSALGADELAATKKVLGFDPEQNFVVADDVIAHTRGLAARAAEARAAWQESFDAWAAANPEKKALLDRLEAQELPSDITSALPVFESGKEVSTRAASGQVINALAAELPELWGGSADLAESNLTTIKDAPSFIPAEWSTHEWSGNPYGRVLHFGIREHAMGAIINGIVLHGPTRAFGGTFLIFSDYMRPPVRLAALMNVPSIFVWTHDSVALGEDGPTHQPVEQLATLRAIPNFTVVRPADANETAATWLEILRRHEGPAGIALTRQNIPVFARGEGAASGDVFASADNASKGAYVLAEAPNGTPDVIIVATGSEVQLAVNAREALAAEGVNVRVVSAPSLEWFDEQDAEYRESVLPASVTARVSVEAGSVLSWRGIVGDRGRSVGIDHFGASADYKTLFEKFGITTEAVIAAARETLAANSTKENA